DNA sequence from the Toxoplasma gondii ME49 unplaced genomic scaffold asmbl.1641, whole genome shotgun sequence genome:
GACCTTCCTGCGCCCTCAACTGCGTCACCCCACACCCTCCCTCTTTCAGGTCTTTCTGTCCTCCGGGCAACAGTCCATCTTTCCCCGATTCACAGACGAAGTCGGAGGTCGACAAAGTACTCTTCGCCCGCGTCCCCACCCCCCGGTCGTCTCTTCCCCGCACACCCACGGAAGCCATGCGCCAACCAGTGCTCTTCTGGCCCTTCTGCTGCGGCggcggctgtctcctcttcaacGCAGTCAAAAACCCAGGGACAATCGAAGAAGTacacggagaggaagaagaggaagaagaggaagaagaggaaggcgaggaagaagaggaagaagaaagacggggAGATATCGGCTTCTTGGAGTCGAGGCCAGGATTTGGAAGTAGACTGGGAGGTGGTTTTCCTTGTCGCTCGCTGGGAGtctctttgctctttctcttcttccgggATGAGTCGTCTGAGTCGTATGAGAGACCCGGCGACTCACgcagcgaagcgagaggcaCAGGCGCCGCGAGGAGACCCCCCATTCCAAGTTCGGTTTtattttt
Encoded proteins:
- a CDS encoding hypothetical protein (encoded by transcript TGME49_326900), with translation MGGLLAAPVPLASLRESPGLSYDSDDSSRKKRKSKETPSERQGKPPPSLLPNPGLDSKKPISPRLSSSSSSSPSSSSSSSSSSSPCTSSIVPGFLTALKRRQPPPQQKGQKSTGWRMASVGVRGRDDRGVGTRAKSTLSTSDFVCESGKDGLLPGGQKDLKEGGCGVTQLRAQEGLSGTERDGPLGEMRGRKREREDKRAEGQLARSGERPETGEERERLREQARQENPRIWQRGTDLLGESRVSSQSSPEWYTAPWRRAALS